The Hymenobacter sp. DG01 sequence TGCCCGGTGCTTACAGCTGGCTCAGCTCCTCGGTAAAGCCGCCGCTCAGGATGGGGAAGCGCAGCCAGGAGCGCGGGTCCACGTTGTAGTCGTCGAGGTGGAAGGCCGGGGCGAACCGCTCACGCTTCCACTGGTTGCGGCTCCAGAGGCTGTAAAAGCGCTTCACGTAGGTTTTGAGCTGCTCGGCGTCTATATCGGGCTGCTCTTCGGCCAGCGTGGCCAGCACCTGCTGCGGGCTGAGGCGGTTGTAGAAGGCCAGGCGCTCTATACGGTTAAGCAGGGGGTAGGGCATCAGGTCCCGCTCGTCGGTTTGCTTGTCCTCCAGGGGGCGCAGCTCGGCCGTAGGCTGCAGGTTGTTCACGTGGCGCAGAGCGGGGTAGTTCAGCTCGGTTTCGGCCCAGCGCAGCCACTCTTTCACAAAGGCCTTGTCCACGCCGCCAATGGGCGAGATGGAGCCGGCCGTGTCGCCATCCATGGTGCAGTAGCCCACACTGGCCTCCGAGCGGTTGGAGGTCGTCATGAGCAGGCAGTTCTGCACGTTGGCCAGCAGCCAAATACTGGGGGCGCGCACCCGGGCCTGAATGTTTTGCAGGGCCAGGTCGTCGGTCTTCCAGCTTAACTCCCGGCCAAGGGCGTGCTCAATCTTGCCCACGTAACCGGTTACTTCCTCGTCAATGGTCCAGTTGTAAAACACGGCCCCAATGGAATCGGCCAGCTCTTTGGCCGAGTTGAAGGTATCGTCGGAAGAATTGACAGTACCCTGGTAAGCACACGTGAGCAGGCGGCGCGTCAGCTCTTTGTTGATGTCGGCTTGCTGTTGGCTGGGCTGGGTATGGGAGGCATCTTTAGGGCCTTGCAGGCTCTGATCGGAGGTAGGCGCGGCCGGACCGGCCAGGCGCTCAATTTCCTCGGCAGTGAAGCAGCCCGCACGGCGCATGAACTCAGCCGTACCTATTTCGGCCGTACCCAACCGCACCAGCTCCGCCACGGCCACGGCGCACATCACCGAGTCGGCCCCGCCCGACAGACTGAGCACGAAGCCCCGGCTCCGGGCCTTGCGCATGTAGTCGAACAGGCCCAGGCTCAGGGCCTGGTTTAGTTCGCGGTACTCATCGGGGGTAGGCAGGGGCTGAATCTCGTCGGCGCGCACCTGCTCAGTGGTGAAATCCACGTCCACGCACTCCATATCTACTTCCTTGAAGCTCATGAGCTGGTTGCGCATCAGCAGATGACCGTTGCGGGCCACCAGGATTTCGCCGTCGTAGATGATGCGGCCGGCTTCGTTGCCCAGCAGGTTGGCGTAGAGGTAGGTGCAGTTGAAGTTACGCGAGGCGTTCAGCACCAGCTTGTAGCGCAGGTCCGTCTTGCTCATGGCAAAATGGCTGGCCGAAGGGTTCACAATCAGATCAACCCGGCCAGTGAGCCGTGCTGCGGGCCGCACGTCGTCAGGTCGCCACGCATCCTCACAGATTTCAAACCCGAACTTCACGCCCTTGTGCTCGAAGATCATATCACCCAGGGGCCACTCCTCCCCTTCCCACTGCACGGTAGTGGTTTTGCCGGCCGGCCAGGGCGTAAAGAAGCGCGGCTCGTAGTGTACGCCATCGTAGGCCATGAACTGCTTGGCCGCGAAGCCCAGAATCTGCCCGTCGCGCAGCACAGCGGCCGTATTGTAGGTGCTGTTATTCAGGCGCACGGGCAGGCCCACTGCCACGCAGATGCCTTCGGTCCAGGGCCGGATCTGCTGCAGGTGCGCCAGCGCCGCCGCGGGCATCCAGTCGCTCAGAAACAGGTCTTCGCAGCCGTAGCCGGTCAGGCAGAGTTCAGGCAGGCAAAGCAGCTCTACTCCGGCCGCCTTGGCCTGGTCAATAGCTTCGCGGATGGTCCGCAGGTTATGGGTCCAGTCAATGGGTATCTGGTTGAGGGCGGCGCCGGCTATTCGCATAGGTCAGAAAGGAAGTTCGTTTCACAAATCAACTCCATTTCTCCGGTTCAGGTTGCCCTCAGAAAACATGGCGTCCTCTGCGGGCTACATCGTGGGTACGATTTCAGCCCGCAGAGGACGCCATGTTTTCTCGGAGGCCACAGTGTTCTTACACCCCCAGCACTTCTAAGGCCCGTTCAGCAGCCAATTGCTCAGCTTGCTTTTTAGAAAGCCCCATGCCGGTAGCCACAGGGTTTTCGTCCAGCAGCACGGTAGCGGAAAACTCCATCACGCCGCCGGGCCGAGCTTCGCCGGTGAGGTCGTAGCGCAGATTTTTGCCGCTGCGCTGGGCCCACTCAATAAGCTTGCTTTTGAAGTTGGTGGTCGTCTGGGTCATGGCCTTCACGTCCACGTAGGGCTTGATCAGGCGGCCAAGCACAAACTTGCGGGCGGTTTTGTAGCCTTGGTCGAGGTACACAGCTCCCACCAGGGCCTCCAGGGCATTGCCGTTCACGGAGCGCGAACGAGCCGCGCGGCCCTGGCCGGCATCCAGTTGCACCAGCTTATCCAGCCCAATTTTAAGGGCGATGCCGTTGAGGCTTTCCCGGTTTACAATGCGGCTGCGCATCTCGGTCAGGAAGCCTTCCTGCTCATACGGGAACTTGCGGAACAGATACTCGGCCACCACCGTGCCCAGCACGGCGTCTCCCAGAAACTCCAGCCGCTCATTGCTTTGGTGACGGGCCTGCTCGCCCTGCTGGCGCACTACCGAGGAGTGCGTGAAGGCCAGCTGGTAAAGCCGCACGTTATCGGGGGTGTGGCCCGTGAGCGTGGCAATGGCCTGCCGAAAGGCCCGGTCACGACCCAGCAGTCGGCGGAAAAAGCCAAACAGCGGCAGGGGCTGACCGGGCCTGGGCATTAGTCGCGGAGTTTACGGAAGATGACGGACGTATTGTGGCCGCCAAATCCGAAGGTGTTACTCATAGCCACGTTTACCTCGCGGGTCTGGGCCTGATTGAACGTGAAGTTCAGCTTGGGGTCCAGCTCCGGGTCGTCGGTGAAGTGGTTGATGGTGGGGGGCACCACGTTGTGCTGCATGGCCAGAATGCAGGCCACCGCTTCAATAGCGCCGGCCCCGCCCAGCAGGTGGCCCGTCATGCTCTTGGTAGAGCTGATGTTCAGGTTGTAAGCGTGCTCGCCAAACACCTTCTGAATGGCCTTCACCTCGGCCCCGTCGCCCAGCGGAGTGCTGGTGCCGTGGGTATTGATGTAGTCCACCTCGGCGGGCGAAATACCAGCGTCGCGCAGGGCATTTTGCATTACCAGCACCACGCCGTTACCCTCAGGGTCCGGAGCCGTAATGTGGTAGGCATCCGCCGACATACCGCCGCCAATCAACTCGGCGTAAATTTTGGCGCCGCGGGCTTTGGCGTGCTCGTACTCTTCCAGCACCAGCGAAGCGGCACCTTCACCCAGCACAAAACCGTCGCGTTCCTTGTCGTAGGGGCGTGAGGCCTGCTCCGGCGCGTCGTTCCGCTCGCTCATAGCCTTCAGGGCATTGAAGCCGCCTACCCCCGATTCGGTGATAGCCGCCTCCGAGCCGCCCGTTACCACTACATCGGCCATGTTCAGGCGGATGTAGTTGAAAGCCGAGATGATGGAGTCAGAAGATGAGGCGCAGGCCGACGTAGTAACGAAATTGGGCCCGCGAAACTTGTGGCGGATGGAGATGTTGCCCGAGGCACTGTCGGCAATCATCTTCGGGATAAAGAAGGGGTTGAAACGGGGCGTACCGTCGCCGTTGGCGAAGTTGATACACTCGGCCTGCAGGGAGGTGAGCCCCCCGATACCGGAGCCCCAGATAACGCCTACCCGGTCTTTGTCAACGCCTTCCTCGTCCAGCTTGGCATCCTTGATGGCCTCGTCGGCGGCAATCAGGGCAAACTGGGTGAAGATGTCCATTTTCCGGCCTTCCTTGGTGGGAAAGTAGTTATCCGGATTGTAGTTCTTCACTTCGCAGGCGAAGCGGGTCTTGAACTTGCTGGCATCGAATCGGGTGATGGGGGCGGCCCCACTCACACCGGCTTGCAGGCCCTCCCAATAGGCGGGGGCAGTGTTACCTAGCGGGGTAATGGCACCCAGGCCGGTCACGACAACTCTCCGAAGAGACATAGGCTGGCTCAGAGAAGCGAAAGAAAGGAATCAGTAGAAAAGCAAAACGGCCGGCGGCAGGCCGGCCGGTAAGCACTTGCAGGTGGCAGGAAGTGAGTAGCTGGTAGTACGTATGCCTACATAAGGCCTAGCCCAGTCCAACTACTTACGACCACGTACCTATTACTATTTAGCGTGCTCTTCGAGGTAGCTGATAGCCTGACCCACGGTACCGATATTCTCGGCTTGATCGTCCGGAATCGACACGTTGAATTCTTTTTCGAACTCCATGATGAGCTCAACAGTATCCAGCGAGTCAGCGCCCAGATCGTTCGTGAAGCTAGCCTCCGGAGTAACTTCCGAAGCTTCTACGCCAAGTTTATCAATGATGATGGCCTTTACTTTTTCTGCAATTTCAGACATTTCCGTGGGGGTTTAAGGAAAACTCGGCACAAATAACACCATCTTCGCTAACATTGTCAAACTTCGCCCCCCGTTTCTTCCCGGTATAAGATTATGGCCCGGGGGGTTCCGCGTGGGTACTGCGGTGCCTATTTTTGCGTTTCCTTTCCTTTGCCGCCGCTCATGAAAACCCTCACGCTCGATGTGGACTATGACTGTGAGTTCGACCTGTTCGGGCTGGTTTCCTCTACCCGCGAGCATACGTTGGCCTGGATTCTTAACCGGACGCTGAAGCTGCGCCTGGTAAAGCAGCAGGACCTGATTTATGATCTGTTCAACAAGGGCCGCCTGGTCATCAGCAACTACCTGTATGCTACGGAGCACTACACCCTGCGCCTGCTGCGCAACCGCTCCGTGGATGCCTCGGCCCTGAAGAAACCCTACCTCGCTCCCGATATCAAGGAGTACGACTACCTGCTGCAGGTCAGCAATGGCTCGGGGGCGCTGGCTGCCGAGGAACTGCTGGCCCACCTGACGGCCCTGCCCGAGGTGCAACTGGTAAGCCAATTCAACCCCAATGACCTTAAATTCAAAGAAAATCTGCTTTTTTGAATTTCATATACCAGCTTAGCTCTTGAGCAACCCGAAGGACTTTAGTACGCGGTAAAGGCTTTTTCCTTGAGCCACTGCCGCCTACTAAAGTCCTTTGCGCTGCCTGGCCCACCCCGGCCTCCACTCTGCATTCACGAACCTTTGAACCTAATACTGCATCATGGAATCTCGACCGCACTTTAATAAAACCAAGATAATTGCCACCGTTGGCCCGGCCTCCAACACGTATGAGAAACTTGGTATGCTGATGCGGGAAGGCGTGGACGTGTTCCGCCTGAACTTCTCGCACGGCAGCCACGAAGACCACCTGGCCGTGGTGAATACCGTACGCCGCCTCAACAAGGATATGCGCATGAACGTGGGCCTGCTGCAGGATCTGCAGGGCCCCAAAATCCGGCTGGGAGAAGTAGAAGGCGGCGGAGTAGAAATTAAGCCCGGCGACAAAATCAAGCTGGTGTGCGGCGAAAAGGAAATCAGCACGGCTACCCGCCTGAGCACGATTTACCTGGGCCTGGCGCGCGACGTGAAAGCCGGTGACATGATTCTCATCGACGACGGCAAGATTGAGCTGCGCGTACTGGCTACTGACCGCGACAAGGAAGTAGATGTTGAGGTTATCTACGGGGGCCTCGTGAAGCCGCGTAAAGGCATCAACCTGCCCGACTCGGAGGTTTCGGCCCCGTCGATGACGGAGAAGGACATTGAGGACCTGAAATTTGGGCTGGAAAATGAGGTGGACTGGATTGCCCTTTCCTTTGCCCGCCGGGCCGAGGACATCCGCTTCATCAAAAACTTGATTGCGGAAAGCGGCAAAACGGCCCGCGTCATCGCCAAAATCGAAACGCCCGAAGGCCTGCGCAACCTCGACGAAATCATTGCCCTCACCGATGCCGTAATGGTAGCCCGCGGCGACCTGGGCGTGGAGGTGAAGATGGAGGAAGTGCCGATGGCCCAGAAGCTCATCGTGGAGAAGTGCAACAAGGCCGGCAAACCGGTAATTGTGGCCACCCAGATGATGGAAAGCATGATTACGGCCCCCCGCCCTACCCGTGCCGAAACCAGCGACGTAGCCAACGCCGTTATCGATGGGGCCGATGCCGTGATGCTGTCCGCTGAAACGGCTGTGGGCGCCTACCCCGCCGAGGTAATCCGCTCCATGGTGGGCACCATTACCAGTGTAGAGAGCCGCATGCCCAGCCTCTACCACCACTGGTACCCTATCACGCCCGACTCACCGACCTTCATGGTGGATAGCGTACTTTCGGCGGCCTGCCACCTGGCCAAAAACACCGGGGCCAAAGCCATTACCGGCATGACCCACCGCGGCTACACGGCCTTCCAGATTGCCAAGTACCGGCCCAAAGCCAACATCTTTATCTTCACCGATAACCGCCCCTTGCTTACTACCCTGAGCCTGATTTGGGGGGTGCGCGGCTTCTACTACGACCGCATGGTAAGCACCGACAGCACCGTATCGGACATCAAGTACGCCCTGACTACCACCGGCCACTTGCAGAAAGGCGACGTGTTCATCAACACGGCCTCCATGCCCATCAATGAAAAAGGCAAAACCAACATGGTAAAAGTAAGCGTCGCATAAGCAGCTTACCTCTACCTGAAAAGCCCGCGCTACTTCTGTGGCGCGGGCTTTTTTGTGGGCGGGGCTCCCGGCCCAGAACCGTCTTTCCCGGCCGGCACTCAGCTTTTCATTTGTTATGCGTGAGCAGCAGC is a genomic window containing:
- the rnc gene encoding ribonuclease III, which encodes MPRPGQPLPLFGFFRRLLGRDRAFRQAIATLTGHTPDNVRLYQLAFTHSSVVRQQGEQARHQSNERLEFLGDAVLGTVVAEYLFRKFPYEQEGFLTEMRSRIVNRESLNGIALKIGLDKLVQLDAGQGRAARSRSVNGNALEALVGAVYLDQGYKTARKFVLGRLIKPYVDVKAMTQTTTNFKSKLIEWAQRSGKNLRYDLTGEARPGGVMEFSATVLLDENPVATGMGLSKKQAEQLAAERALEVLGV
- the pyk gene encoding pyruvate kinase; the encoded protein is MESRPHFNKTKIIATVGPASNTYEKLGMLMREGVDVFRLNFSHGSHEDHLAVVNTVRRLNKDMRMNVGLLQDLQGPKIRLGEVEGGGVEIKPGDKIKLVCGEKEISTATRLSTIYLGLARDVKAGDMILIDDGKIELRVLATDRDKEVDVEVIYGGLVKPRKGINLPDSEVSAPSMTEKDIEDLKFGLENEVDWIALSFARRAEDIRFIKNLIAESGKTARVIAKIETPEGLRNLDEIIALTDAVMVARGDLGVEVKMEEVPMAQKLIVEKCNKAGKPVIVATQMMESMITAPRPTRAETSDVANAVIDGADAVMLSAETAVGAYPAEVIRSMVGTITSVESRMPSLYHHWYPITPDSPTFMVDSVLSAACHLAKNTGAKAITGMTHRGYTAFQIAKYRPKANIFIFTDNRPLLTTLSLIWGVRGFYYDRMVSTDSTVSDIKYALTTTGHLQKGDVFINTASMPINEKGKTNMVKVSVA
- a CDS encoding IPExxxVDY family protein — its product is MKTLTLDVDYDCEFDLFGLVSSTREHTLAWILNRTLKLRLVKQQDLIYDLFNKGRLVISNYLYATEHYTLRLLRNRSVDASALKKPYLAPDIKEYDYLLQVSNGSGALAAEELLAHLTALPEVQLVSQFNPNDLKFKENLLF
- the fabF gene encoding beta-ketoacyl-ACP synthase II, producing MSLRRVVVTGLGAITPLGNTAPAYWEGLQAGVSGAAPITRFDASKFKTRFACEVKNYNPDNYFPTKEGRKMDIFTQFALIAADEAIKDAKLDEEGVDKDRVGVIWGSGIGGLTSLQAECINFANGDGTPRFNPFFIPKMIADSASGNISIRHKFRGPNFVTTSACASSSDSIISAFNYIRLNMADVVVTGGSEAAITESGVGGFNALKAMSERNDAPEQASRPYDKERDGFVLGEGAASLVLEEYEHAKARGAKIYAELIGGGMSADAYHITAPDPEGNGVVLVMQNALRDAGISPAEVDYINTHGTSTPLGDGAEVKAIQKVFGEHAYNLNISSTKSMTGHLLGGAGAIEAVACILAMQHNVVPPTINHFTDDPELDPKLNFTFNQAQTREVNVAMSNTFGFGGHNTSVIFRKLRD
- a CDS encoding acyl carrier protein, yielding MSEIAEKVKAIIIDKLGVEASEVTPEASFTNDLGADSLDTVELIMEFEKEFNVSIPDDQAENIGTVGQAISYLEEHAK
- the nadE gene encoding NAD(+) synthase; this encodes MRIAGAALNQIPIDWTHNLRTIREAIDQAKAAGVELLCLPELCLTGYGCEDLFLSDWMPAAALAHLQQIRPWTEGICVAVGLPVRLNNSTYNTAAVLRDGQILGFAAKQFMAYDGVHYEPRFFTPWPAGKTTTVQWEGEEWPLGDMIFEHKGVKFGFEICEDAWRPDDVRPAARLTGRVDLIVNPSASHFAMSKTDLRYKLVLNASRNFNCTYLYANLLGNEAGRIIYDGEILVARNGHLLMRNQLMSFKEVDMECVDVDFTTEQVRADEIQPLPTPDEYRELNQALSLGLFDYMRKARSRGFVLSLSGGADSVMCAVAVAELVRLGTAEIGTAEFMRRAGCFTAEEIERLAGPAAPTSDQSLQGPKDASHTQPSQQQADINKELTRRLLTCAYQGTVNSSDDTFNSAKELADSIGAVFYNWTIDEEVTGYVGKIEHALGRELSWKTDDLALQNIQARVRAPSIWLLANVQNCLLMTTSNRSEASVGYCTMDGDTAGSISPIGGVDKAFVKEWLRWAETELNYPALRHVNNLQPTAELRPLEDKQTDERDLMPYPLLNRIERLAFYNRLSPQQVLATLAEEQPDIDAEQLKTYVKRFYSLWSRNQWKRERFAPAFHLDDYNVDPRSWLRFPILSGGFTEELSQL